From Pseudomonas putida, one genomic window encodes:
- a CDS encoding ATP-binding protein: MDIASRSDPLESPASPDAGTPRKPFNLLRWYAWVSLAIILSVAAGLGLISSRFIIHESVERDALLTAQFITSIADAEVRHVAIPNVRTMGELLDPRTDLDPLPGVDPVARRKARGEFLDHIAHLPDMLLANIYAPDRTVIWSSNPALTGKLIQGDDDLDRAFEHKMRVSASYHGFEEARSEQKFVTPPEQLFIENYIPLFDAEGEHVVAMVEIYKEPHDLIVRIEHGLVLIWLAITVGAGVVYIGLYGIMRRAARLMAVQQKRLISNETYVALGEVSSAVAHSLRNPLASIRSSAELAQVFDEGPAQRNINEIISQVDRMSQWIRQLLQSLRPLDDKTIPVDLPAVLQDSLQTFALPLARSGVTLDLKPLPAVQVLGQPELLGQIFNSLIANALESMEQGGQLRVEVVKQDRRSVTLRLADTGKGMNEKQQRMAFKPFFTTKQGGLGVGLVLVRRIMERFGGSVRLSSREGHGTQVSLHFRLAKT; this comes from the coding sequence ATGGACATCGCCTCCCGTTCCGACCCACTCGAGTCACCCGCCAGCCCTGACGCCGGCACACCGCGCAAGCCGTTCAACCTTTTGCGTTGGTACGCCTGGGTCAGCTTGGCCATCATCCTCTCCGTGGCCGCAGGCCTGGGGTTGATCTCCAGCCGTTTCATCATCCACGAAAGCGTCGAGCGTGACGCGCTGCTCACCGCACAGTTCATTACTTCGATCGCTGACGCTGAAGTGCGACATGTGGCGATCCCCAATGTGCGCACCATGGGTGAGCTGCTGGACCCGCGTACAGACCTGGATCCTTTGCCAGGCGTAGACCCCGTGGCGCGGCGTAAGGCCCGCGGCGAATTCCTCGACCACATCGCGCACTTGCCAGACATGCTGCTGGCCAACATCTACGCCCCGGACCGCACCGTGATCTGGTCGAGCAATCCGGCGCTGACCGGCAAGCTGATTCAGGGCGATGACGACCTGGATCGGGCGTTCGAGCACAAAATGCGGGTTTCGGCCAGTTACCACGGCTTCGAAGAGGCCCGCTCCGAACAGAAGTTCGTCACCCCGCCTGAGCAGTTGTTCATCGAGAACTACATTCCACTGTTCGATGCAGAAGGCGAGCACGTGGTGGCGATGGTGGAGATATACAAGGAACCCCATGACCTGATCGTGCGCATCGAACATGGCCTTGTGCTCATCTGGCTGGCCATCACCGTGGGCGCCGGGGTGGTCTACATCGGCCTGTACGGCATCATGCGCCGCGCCGCCCGGTTGATGGCGGTACAGCAGAAACGGCTGATTAGCAATGAAACCTACGTTGCGCTTGGCGAGGTGTCCTCGGCCGTGGCCCACAGCCTTCGTAACCCGCTGGCCAGTATCCGCTCCAGCGCCGAGCTGGCTCAGGTGTTCGACGAGGGGCCGGCGCAGCGCAACATCAACGAGATCATCAGCCAGGTCGACCGCATGTCCCAGTGGATCCGCCAGTTGCTGCAGTCGCTGCGACCGCTGGATGACAAGACCATACCGGTGGACCTGCCTGCAGTTCTGCAAGACAGCTTGCAAACCTTCGCCCTGCCGCTGGCACGCAGTGGTGTGACCCTGGACTTGAAGCCGCTTCCGGCAGTACAGGTGCTGGGGCAGCCGGAATTGCTCGGGCAGATTTTCAACAGCCTGATCGCCAACGCTCTGGAGTCGATGGAGCAGGGCGGACAGCTGCGTGTCGAGGTGGTGAAGCAGGACAGGCGCAGCGTTACCCTGCGCCTGGCCGACACCGGAAAAGGCATGAATGAAAAGCAGCAGCGCATGGCGTTCAAGCCCTTCTTCACAACCAAACAAGGCGGGCTCGGGGTCGGGCTGGTACTGGTCAGACGGATCATGGAGCGGTTCGGTGGGTCGGTTCGGTTGAGTAGCCGCGAAGGCCATGGCACTCAGGTTTCACTTCACTTTCGGCTTGCCAAGACCTAA
- a CDS encoding DUF1652 domain-containing protein translates to MNKMTFPNACQVMRWHFHPLGFEANMDAPRSMIARLFDRATGETLLAIAGIPCTAIMAAADVERIIEAVEAEMDAFVPVFALRDAG, encoded by the coding sequence ATGAACAAGATGACGTTCCCCAACGCCTGCCAGGTGATGCGCTGGCACTTCCACCCCCTGGGTTTCGAGGCCAACATGGATGCGCCGCGCAGCATGATCGCGCGCCTGTTCGACCGTGCCACGGGCGAAACGCTGCTGGCGATTGCCGGCATCCCCTGCACGGCGATCATGGCGGCAGCCGATGTCGAACGCATCATTGAGGCCGTAGAAGCCGAAATGGATGCCTTCGTACCGGTTTTCGCCCTGCGTGACGCCGGCTAG
- the gspG gene encoding type II secretion system major pseudopilin GspG → MQRKPKRQCGFTLLELLVVLVVLGLLAGIVAPKYFSQLGRSEAKVARAQIEGLGKALDLYRLEVGHYPNSEQGLQALVAAPSGEARWSGPYLQKAIPQDPWGRAYIYRQPGENGGEYDLLSMGKDGQPGGDGENAEITSWQ, encoded by the coding sequence ATGCAGCGCAAACCCAAACGCCAATGTGGCTTCACCCTGCTCGAACTGCTGGTAGTGCTGGTGGTGCTGGGCTTGTTGGCCGGTATCGTCGCGCCCAAATACTTCAGCCAGTTGGGCCGTTCCGAGGCCAAGGTGGCACGGGCGCAGATCGAAGGGCTGGGCAAGGCCCTGGACCTGTATCGCCTGGAAGTCGGCCACTACCCCAACAGTGAGCAAGGCCTGCAGGCGCTGGTTGCCGCCCCCAGTGGCGAGGCCCGCTGGTCAGGCCCTTACCTGCAGAAAGCGATTCCACAGGACCCGTGGGGCCGTGCCTACATCTACCGCCAGCCAGGCGAAAACGGCGGCGAGTACGACTTGCTGTCCATGGGCAAGGATGGCCAGCCCGGTGGCGACGGTGAAAACGCCGAAATTACCAGTTGGCAATGA
- a CDS encoding pyridoxal phosphate-dependent aminotransferase, whose protein sequence is MRYSRLTQRIAGETAAAWDIHYQAQALRREGREIFLLSVGDPDFDTPKAIVDAAVSSLRRGDTHYSDVRGSLALRQAIARRTGPEVSVEQVMVLAGAQCALYAVCQCLFGPGDEVIVAEPMYVTYHGVFGACGARPVQVAVSPEQGFRLDPRAVAQAITPRTRGLLLNTPHNPTGCAISPQDMLQLAQLCRDHDLWLVCDQVYSGLLYDGEAVAPAQLPGMRERCVIIDSVSKSHAMSGWRVGWVVGPPALTTHLTNLAMAMLFGLPEFVMQGACVALEHDLLAVQQMRKAYRERRDLVCKALADCPGVRAHRPAGGMFVMLDIRETGLSAQAFAQRLLIEEGVSLLPGDAFGPSAAGHVRMGLVLAAEQLQMVCGRIGACARRILAEQAGSDIDGKAEDCRVEHEAYQ, encoded by the coding sequence ATGCGCTATTCCAGGCTCACTCAACGCATCGCCGGTGAAACCGCTGCTGCCTGGGACATCCACTATCAGGCACAGGCCCTGCGTCGCGAAGGGCGCGAGATTTTCCTGCTGTCGGTGGGCGATCCTGACTTCGACACGCCGAAGGCCATCGTGGACGCTGCGGTCAGCAGCTTGCGCCGCGGCGACACTCACTACAGCGATGTGCGTGGCAGCCTGGCCCTGCGCCAGGCGATTGCACGCCGCACCGGCCCTGAGGTCAGTGTCGAGCAAGTGATGGTGCTCGCTGGCGCGCAATGTGCCCTGTATGCCGTCTGCCAATGCCTGTTCGGGCCGGGGGATGAGGTGATCGTCGCTGAGCCCATGTATGTTACCTACCACGGTGTATTTGGCGCTTGCGGGGCGCGGCCGGTGCAGGTGGCCGTAAGCCCGGAGCAGGGCTTTCGGCTCGACCCGCGCGCCGTGGCGCAAGCGATAACCCCGCGTACCCGCGGGCTGCTGCTGAACACGCCGCACAACCCCACCGGCTGCGCCATCTCCCCGCAGGACATGCTGCAGCTTGCGCAGCTGTGTCGCGACCATGATCTGTGGCTGGTGTGCGATCAGGTCTACAGTGGCCTGCTGTACGACGGCGAAGCGGTTGCCCCTGCGCAACTGCCCGGCATGCGCGAGCGCTGCGTGATCATTGACAGCGTGTCCAAGTCGCACGCGATGAGCGGCTGGCGCGTGGGGTGGGTGGTCGGCCCCCCGGCGCTGACCACCCACCTGACCAACCTGGCCATGGCCATGTTGTTTGGCTTGCCAGAGTTTGTCATGCAGGGGGCTTGCGTGGCGTTGGAGCATGACTTGCTCGCGGTACAACAGATGCGCAAGGCCTACCGCGAGCGGCGCGACCTGGTGTGCAAGGCCTTGGCCGATTGCCCTGGGGTACGTGCCCACCGGCCGGCGGGGGGCATGTTCGTGATGCTTGATATCCGCGAAACCGGGCTGAGTGCCCAGGCCTTCGCCCAGCGGCTTTTGATAGAGGAGGGCGTTTCACTGCTGCCGGGCGATGCTTTCGGGCCCAGCGCGGCGGGGCATGTGCGCATGGGGCTGGTGCTGGCGGCCGAGCAACTGCAAATGGTGTGTGGCCGGATCGGCGCTTGCGCCCGGCGCATACTAGCCGAGCAGGCCGGCAGCGATATTGATGGTAAAGCCGAGGATTGCCGTGTTGAACACGAAGCCTACCAGTGA
- a CDS encoding type II secretion system F family protein encodes MRYSLKALGREGVVQLNIDAEDAEQARRKVQDQGLRVVSVRSQGSVLGHLPWRRQAAFDLLLFSQELTTLLHAGLPLIDALESLAEKAPTAASRKVLAALVGQLYEGRSLSQALGQQPRVFPPLYVALVQSSERTGALGDALHRYIGYRQRLDLVRQKLVGASVYPLLLLLVGGGVVLFLLGYVVPRFSLVFEGMGSELPWLSRMLMQIGLFLHAQQLPLALATASGIGALVLLRNNPLLRRWTSRQVRRMPALHQRLMMYELARFYRSLGILLQGGIPILTAMGMARGLLGSAAAQGLERACCGVGEGLPLSQALEAGQLVTPVSLRLLRAGEQSGNLGEMLERCADFHDQEIGRWVEWFVKLFEPLLMTFIGLLIGVIVILMYMPIFELASSIH; translated from the coding sequence ATGCGCTATAGCCTGAAGGCCCTGGGTAGAGAGGGCGTGGTTCAATTGAACATCGATGCCGAGGATGCCGAACAGGCTCGGCGCAAGGTGCAAGACCAGGGGCTGCGTGTGGTCAGCGTGCGCAGCCAGGGTAGCGTGCTGGGGCACCTGCCATGGCGCCGCCAGGCCGCATTCGACCTGTTACTCTTCAGTCAGGAGCTGACCACGCTGCTACATGCCGGCCTGCCCTTGATCGATGCCCTGGAAAGCCTTGCGGAAAAAGCCCCCACCGCGGCAAGCCGTAAAGTGCTGGCGGCGCTGGTTGGCCAGCTGTACGAAGGCCGCTCGCTGTCCCAGGCCCTGGGCCAGCAGCCGCGGGTATTCCCGCCGTTGTACGTGGCGTTGGTCCAGTCCAGCGAGCGCACCGGGGCGCTGGGTGACGCCCTGCACCGTTATATCGGATACCGACAGCGCCTGGATCTGGTCCGGCAAAAACTGGTTGGGGCTTCGGTCTACCCGCTGCTGCTGCTGCTGGTGGGCGGTGGCGTGGTGCTGTTCCTGCTCGGCTACGTGGTGCCACGCTTCAGCCTGGTGTTCGAGGGCATGGGCAGCGAACTGCCCTGGCTCTCGCGCATGCTGATGCAGATCGGCCTGTTCCTGCATGCTCAGCAGCTGCCCCTGGCCCTGGCCACAGCAAGTGGCATCGGCGCGCTGGTGCTGCTGCGCAATAACCCCCTGCTGCGGCGTTGGACGTCACGCCAGGTTCGGCGAATGCCAGCCCTGCATCAGCGCCTGATGATGTATGAATTGGCGCGCTTCTATCGCTCGCTGGGCATTCTGCTGCAAGGCGGCATACCCATCCTGACGGCCATGGGCATGGCCCGTGGGCTGTTGGGCAGCGCTGCAGCGCAAGGTTTGGAGCGGGCCTGCTGCGGGGTGGGTGAAGGGCTGCCGTTGTCGCAAGCGCTGGAAGCCGGGCAGTTGGTCACGCCTGTGTCACTACGCCTGCTGCGAGCGGGCGAGCAATCCGGCAATCTGGGCGAGATGCTTGAACGCTGCGCAGATTTCCATGACCAGGAGATAGGCCGCTGGGTGGAGTGGTTCGTGAAGCTGTTCGAACCGCTGCTGATGACCTTCATCGGGTTGCTTATCGGGGTGATCGTTATTCTGATGTACATGCCAATCTTCGAGCTGGCGTCGAGCATCCACTAG
- a CDS encoding DUF1345 domain-containing protein has translation MALHRLTRTHPRLSFAALIGILGAWLIPASDIVQRILAGWNLGVWLYLLLVLWLTWRATPEKVREVAQVEDENAGVVLFTVCIAAIASLAAVTLQLVSSRGLQGSEQALHYLYTGLTVAGSWLLIGCIFTLHYARLFYNSAPQAPALRFADGERNPDYWDFHYFSFTISVAVQTSDIGVASRGMRRVVLAHSLVGFVFNTAILGFTINIAAGLLG, from the coding sequence ATGGCACTGCACCGACTGACCCGTACCCACCCCCGCCTGAGCTTCGCTGCGCTGATCGGCATCCTTGGTGCGTGGCTGATTCCTGCCAGCGACATCGTGCAACGCATCCTCGCTGGCTGGAACCTGGGGGTCTGGCTTTACTTGCTGCTGGTGCTTTGGCTGACCTGGCGAGCCACGCCCGAGAAGGTTCGCGAGGTGGCTCAGGTCGAGGACGAAAACGCCGGGGTGGTGCTGTTCACCGTGTGCATTGCCGCCATCGCCAGCCTGGCGGCGGTCACCCTGCAACTGGTCTCAAGCCGCGGTCTGCAGGGCAGTGAGCAAGCCCTGCACTACCTCTACACCGGTTTGACCGTGGCGGGCTCCTGGCTGCTCATCGGGTGTATCTTCACGCTGCACTATGCCCGGCTGTTCTACAACAGCGCGCCGCAGGCACCCGCGTTGCGTTTCGCCGACGGTGAACGCAACCCCGACTACTGGGACTTCCACTACTTCTCGTTCACCATCAGCGTCGCCGTACAAACCTCCGACATCGGCGTAGCCAGCCGGGGTATGCGCAGGGTGGTGCTGGCACATTCACTGGTAGGCTTCGTGTTCAACACGGCAATCCTCGGCTTTACCATCAATATCGCTGCCGGCCTGCTCGGCTAG
- a CDS encoding putative bifunctional diguanylate cyclase/phosphodiesterase translates to MLTGSYSSSLVLISLCVAILASYTALDLTGRIATARGRAVLIWMGGGALAMGIGVWSMHFIGMLAFSLPIDLGYDVGLTALSLLIAVLSSGFALWLVSQPSLPWLQLGFGALIMGAGISCMHYTGMAALRMLPGIDYDPTLFGASLAIAVGASAAALWIAFRLRQHTPYVRQIRGLAAVLMGIAIVGMHYTGMAAANFQKGSFCGALADGLQGDGLVYLVLITTLAVLAVALLTSVLDARLEARTAELARSLTLANQELTQLALHDTLTGLPNRTLLSDRIEQAIGKVAEQGGCFALMFIDLDGFKPVNDAFGHHVGDLLLKAVAARLRGHLHSQDTLARIGGDEFVLLVALQEPADAMDVAVKQVNLISRAFRVAEHDLQLTASVGIALYPGNGQDQLELLRNADAAMYHAKSAGKNGYSFFDISMNSNARQQLQLLQDLRMALEQRQFRLHYQPKFAARACQAIGAEALLRWQHPQHGLLLPDRFIGLAEKTGLIIPIGEWVLDEACRQMRQWLDQGHENWRMAVNLSAIQFCHAGLVDSVARALRDNDLPANSLTLEITETTAMHDADASLAVLQRLSDMGVDLSIDDFGTGYSSLMYLKRLPANELKIDRGFVRDLEQDSDDAAIVSAIVALGQALGLRIVAEGVETGGQQDFLTRLGCDSLQGYLLGQPVPAEQFMGTLQVLQQTPEAVA, encoded by the coding sequence ATGCTGACCGGTAGTTACTCTTCTTCGCTGGTGCTGATCTCACTGTGCGTGGCCATCCTGGCCTCCTATACCGCCCTGGACCTTACCGGCCGCATCGCTACTGCCCGAGGCAGGGCGGTGCTCATCTGGATGGGCGGTGGGGCGTTGGCGATGGGGATCGGCGTCTGGTCGATGCACTTTATCGGCATGCTCGCCTTCAGCCTGCCGATCGATCTGGGCTATGACGTTGGCCTGACAGCATTGTCATTGTTGATCGCCGTGCTCTCCTCGGGGTTTGCCTTGTGGCTGGTGAGCCAACCGAGCCTGCCGTGGCTGCAACTGGGGTTTGGCGCGCTTATCATGGGCGCCGGCATCAGCTGCATGCATTACACCGGGATGGCAGCGCTGCGCATGTTACCGGGCATCGACTATGACCCGACGCTGTTCGGCGCCTCGCTGGCGATCGCTGTGGGCGCATCGGCGGCAGCACTGTGGATCGCTTTCCGGCTGCGCCAGCATACCCCTTACGTGCGCCAGATCCGAGGGCTGGCGGCTGTGCTGATGGGCATTGCCATCGTTGGCATGCACTACACCGGCATGGCCGCAGCCAACTTCCAGAAGGGCAGTTTCTGCGGCGCCCTGGCAGACGGGTTGCAAGGGGACGGGCTGGTCTATCTGGTGCTCATCACTACCTTGGCGGTGCTCGCAGTGGCGTTGCTGACTTCGGTACTCGATGCGCGCCTGGAGGCACGCACAGCAGAGCTTGCGCGGTCGCTGACCCTCGCCAACCAGGAACTGACCCAGTTGGCGCTGCATGACACGCTGACCGGCCTGCCCAACCGCACGCTGCTTTCCGACCGTATCGAGCAGGCGATCGGCAAGGTGGCGGAGCAGGGCGGTTGTTTTGCACTGATGTTCATCGACCTGGACGGCTTCAAGCCGGTCAATGATGCATTTGGTCACCATGTGGGCGACCTGCTGCTCAAGGCAGTGGCCGCACGCTTGCGCGGCCACTTGCACAGCCAGGATACGCTGGCGCGCATTGGCGGCGATGAATTCGTGTTGCTGGTGGCACTGCAGGAGCCTGCAGATGCCATGGATGTGGCGGTCAAACAGGTCAACCTGATATCACGGGCGTTCCGCGTGGCCGAGCATGACTTGCAATTGACGGCGAGCGTGGGCATTGCCCTGTATCCGGGTAATGGCCAAGACCAGCTGGAGTTGCTGCGCAACGCGGATGCTGCCATGTATCACGCCAAGAGCGCCGGCAAGAATGGCTACAGCTTCTTCGACATTTCCATGAACAGCAATGCCCGCCAACAGTTGCAGCTGCTGCAGGACTTGCGCATGGCTTTGGAGCAACGCCAGTTCCGCCTGCACTACCAGCCTAAGTTCGCTGCGCGGGCTTGCCAGGCGATCGGCGCAGAGGCCCTGTTGCGCTGGCAGCACCCGCAGCACGGTCTGTTGCTGCCGGATCGTTTCATTGGCCTGGCGGAAAAAACCGGCCTGATCATCCCGATTGGCGAATGGGTACTGGACGAGGCGTGCCGGCAGATGCGCCAATGGCTTGACCAAGGGCATGAAAACTGGCGCATGGCAGTCAACCTGTCCGCGATCCAGTTTTGTCATGCCGGCCTGGTTGACAGCGTTGCCCGCGCCCTGCGCGACAATGACCTGCCAGCCAACAGCCTGACCCTCGAGATCACCGAAACCACTGCCATGCATGATGCCGATGCCAGCCTGGCGGTGCTGCAGCGGCTGTCCGACATGGGGGTGGACCTGTCCATCGACGACTTTGGTACCGGCTACTCGAGCCTGATGTACCTCAAGCGCTTACCCGCCAACGAGCTGAAGATTGACCGCGGCTTTGTCCGCGACCTGGAGCAGGACAGCGACGACGCAGCCATTGTCTCGGCCATCGTGGCGTTGGGCCAGGCGTTGGGCTTGCGTATCGTTGCCGAAGGTGTGGAAACCGGTGGCCAGCAGGATTTCCTGACGCGCCTGGGCTGTGATTCGCTACAGGGTTACCTGCTGGGGCAGCCGGTGCCGGCCGAGCAGTTCATGGGGACATTGCAGGTATTGCAGCAAACCCCGGAGGCGGTCGCCTAG
- a CDS encoding lytic transglycosylase domain-containing protein has product MRGIILGLIWLAGASAQADVYIAIDGKGGYVLTNVHRPGRNYERVIREPVAQAGPANAQLITGRPYADLVAAAARMHNVPQALLHALIKAESGYNPKARSAAGAVGLMQLMPGTAKEMGVEDVLDPEDNVQGGARYLKRMLNLFDNDITLAVAAYNAGPDAVRRRGAVPPFAETRRYVPNVLREYRKLQGLAVDSPL; this is encoded by the coding sequence ATGCGTGGGATTATCCTGGGATTGATCTGGCTGGCAGGGGCCAGCGCACAGGCTGATGTGTACATTGCCATCGATGGCAAGGGCGGTTACGTGCTGACCAACGTCCACCGGCCCGGGCGCAACTATGAACGGGTGATTCGCGAACCCGTTGCTCAGGCTGGCCCGGCCAATGCGCAATTGATCACCGGGCGCCCCTACGCTGACTTGGTGGCGGCGGCGGCGCGCATGCACAACGTTCCACAGGCACTGCTGCATGCGTTGATCAAGGCAGAATCAGGGTACAACCCGAAGGCCCGCTCGGCGGCCGGGGCAGTAGGGCTCATGCAGTTGATGCCGGGTACGGCGAAGGAAATGGGGGTCGAGGATGTGCTTGACCCGGAGGACAACGTGCAGGGTGGGGCCCGCTACCTCAAACGCATGCTGAACCTGTTCGACAACGACATCACCCTGGCCGTCGCCGCCTACAATGCTGGCCCGGATGCTGTGCGCCGACGTGGAGCGGTGCCGCCCTTCGCCGAAACCCGGCGGTATGTGCCCAATGTGCTGCGCGAATACCGCAAGTTACAGGGGCTGGCAGTGGACTCGCCGTTGTGA
- a CDS encoding site-specific integrase has product MSDLSQNPLLQYLARLAPSSQQTMRYILQDAADRLGFADCNLVDIPWHKLEPGHVIGLVAALRTDGYAPNSSSLYVNAIRGVMNEAWRQGLIDHEQLLRIREVKPATGSRLPPGRNLRRSLIRELMEVCDADPRPQGVRDAAIIALLYGTGMRKSESVDIDLEQVDFEARSLQVLGKGNRQLIKYAPPWAFAKLQAWLELRRQSLPEGASDDPFLFNRIRRGNHITRARITKHAIYYIARQRGAQVGVKIMPHDFRRAFITRVIEEHDLSIAQKLAHHANIQTTASYDRRDDNERRRAVDRFDY; this is encoded by the coding sequence TTGTCCGACCTCTCGCAAAATCCACTCTTGCAGTACCTGGCCCGGTTGGCGCCTTCCAGCCAGCAAACCATGCGCTACATCCTACAGGACGCTGCTGACCGGCTGGGCTTCGCTGACTGCAACCTCGTCGATATTCCCTGGCACAAGCTTGAGCCAGGGCACGTGATCGGCCTGGTCGCAGCGCTGCGCACCGATGGCTATGCGCCCAACAGTTCGTCGCTTTATGTCAATGCAATACGTGGCGTGATGAATGAAGCCTGGCGCCAGGGCCTGATCGATCATGAGCAGTTGCTGCGCATCCGTGAGGTCAAGCCGGCCACCGGTAGCCGCCTGCCGCCGGGGCGCAACCTTCGCCGTAGCCTGATCCGCGAGCTGATGGAGGTGTGCGACGCCGACCCGCGCCCGCAGGGCGTTCGTGATGCGGCGATCATTGCACTGCTGTATGGCACCGGCATGCGCAAGTCGGAGTCGGTGGACATCGACCTGGAACAGGTGGACTTCGAGGCACGCAGCCTGCAGGTGTTGGGCAAAGGCAACCGCCAACTGATCAAGTATGCGCCGCCCTGGGCTTTCGCAAAATTGCAGGCTTGGCTTGAACTGCGCCGGCAGTCGCTGCCAGAGGGCGCGTCGGACGATCCCTTCCTGTTCAATCGCATCCGCCGTGGCAACCACATTACCCGCGCGCGCATCACCAAGCATGCGATCTACTACATTGCCCGTCAGCGCGGGGCGCAGGTGGGGGTGAAGATCATGCCGCATGATTTTCGCCGGGCGTTCATCACCCGGGTGATCGAAGAACACGACCTGTCGATTGCGCAGAAGCTGGCGCATCACGCCAACATCCAGACCACTGCCAGCTATGACCGGCGCGATGACAACGAGCGGCGGCGGGCGGTGGACCGGTTCGACTATTGA